A genomic segment from Gadus morhua chromosome 4, gadMor3.0, whole genome shotgun sequence encodes:
- the zgc:165507 gene encoding monocarboxylate transporter 2: MPPPTKAVAAVEPPDGGWGWAVVLGAFISIGFSYAFPKATTVFFKDIQKIFGTSYSQTAWISSIMLAVMYAGGPISSILVNKYGCRPIMIMGGFLSSIGMISASFCNNIIQLYICIGVIGGLGLAFNLQPALTMIGKYFFKKRPIANGMAMAGSPVFLSTLAPFNQYLFNAFGWRGSFLILGGILLNCCVAGALMRPLVPPRAKKDEELAPAALTDGPKPEKLSVWETVNKHLDLSLFKHRGFLIYLSGNVIMFLGFFSPIVFLAAYAKDMGVDEYSAAFLLSILAFVDMFARPTMGLLANSRWIRPRIQYFFCFAVLYNGVCHILCPLVSDYTGLVVYAVFFGFAFGMVSSVLFETLMDLVGAPRFSSAVGLTTIVECCPVLLGPPLAGKLVDVTKSYKQMYFCCGVVVIIAAIWLFIGNFINYRLLERERKQADSYKRTETDDPDAAVQYRKGSEGGDKATAELAKKDGKDGDAVQRETNI, translated from the exons ATGCCCCCCCCGACGAAGGCCGTGGCCGCCGTGGAGCCCCCCGATGGAGGCTGGGGCTGGGCGGTGGTCCTGGGAGCCTTCATCTCCATCGGCTTCAGCTACGCCTTCCCCAAAGCCACCACCGTCTTCTTCAAGGACATCCAGAAGATCTTCGGGACGTCCTACAGCCAGACAGCCTGGATCTCCTCCATCATGCTGGCCGTCATGTACGCCGGAG GGCCCATCAGCAGTATCCTGGTGAATAAGTACGGCTGCAGGCCCATCATGATCATGGGGGGCTTCCTGTCCTCCATCGGCATGATCTCCGCCTCCTTCTGCAACAACATCATCCAGCTGTACATCTGCATCGGGGTCATCGGAG GTCTGGGCCTGGCCTTCAACCTCCAGCCCGCGCTGACGATGATCGGCAAGTACTTCTTCAAGAAGCGTCCCATCGCCAACGGCATGGCCATGGCGGGCAGCCCGGTGTTCCTCAGCACGCTGGCGCCCTTCAACCAGTACCTCTTCAACGCCTTCGGCTGGCGCGGCAGCTTCCTCATCCTGGGGGGCATCCTGCTCAATTGCTGCGTGGCGGGGGCCCTCATGAGGCCCCTGGTCCCCCCCCGGGCCAAGAAGGACGAGGAGCTGGCCCCCGCCGCCCTCACCGACGGCCCGAAGCCGGAGAAGCTGAGCGTCTGGGAGACGGTGAACAAGCACCTGGACCTGTCGCTCTTCAAGCACCGCGGCTTCCTCATCTACCTGTCGGGAAACGTCATCATGTTCCTGGGCTTCTTCTCGCCCATCGTCTTCCTGGCCGCCTACGCCAAGGACATGGGCGTGGACGAGTACTCGGCTGCCTTCCTGCTCTCCATCCTGGCCTTCGTGGACATGTTCGCCCGGCCCACCATGGGGCTGCTGGCCAACTCGCGCTGGATCCGCCCGCGCATTCAGTACTTCTTCTGCTTCGCCGTGCTGTACAACGGCGTGTGCCACATCCTGTGCCCGCTGGTCAGCGACTACACGGGCCTGGTGGTGTACGCCGTGTTCTTCGGGTTCGCGTTCGGCATGGTGAGCTCGGTGCTGTTCGAGACCCTCATGGACCTGGTGGGGGCGCCGCGCTTCTCCAGCGCGGTGGGGCTCACCACCATCGTGGAGTGCTGCCCCGTGCTGCTCGGACCCCCGTTGGCAG GCAAACTGGTGGACGTCACAAAAAGCTACAAGCAGATGTACTTCTGCTGCGGCGTGGTGGTCATCATCGCGGCCATCTGGCTCTTCATCGGCAACTTCATCAACTACAGGCTGCTGGAGCGCGAGCGCAAGCAGGCCGACTCGTACAAAAGGACTGAGACGGACGACCCCGACGCCGCAGTGCAGTACCGGAAGGGCTCTGAGGGGGGCGACAAAGCCACCGCAGAGCTGgccaagaaggacggcaaagACGGGGATGCCGTGCAGCGGGAGACCAACATCTAG